In one Diceros bicornis minor isolate mBicDic1 chromosome 2, mDicBic1.mat.cur, whole genome shotgun sequence genomic region, the following are encoded:
- the IL17RD gene encoding interleukin-17 receptor D isoform X1, protein MAPWLQLCSVFFTVNACLNGSQLAVAAGGSSRARGADTCGWRGVGPASRNSGLHNITFRYDNCTTYLNLVGKHVIADAQNITISQYACHDQVAVTILWSPGALGIEFLKGFRVILEELKSEGRQCQQLILKDPKQLNSSFKRTGMESQPFLNMKFETDYFVKIVPFPSVKNESNYHPFFFRTRACDLLLQPDNLACKPFWKPRNLNITQHGSDVQVSFDHAPHTFGFRFFYLHYKLKHEGPFKRKTCKQEQNTETTSCLLQNVSPGDYIIELVDDTNTTRKVMHYALKPVHSPWAGPIRAVAITVPLVVISAFATLFTVMCRKKQQENIYSHLDEESSESSTYTAALPRERLRPRPKVFLCYSSKDGQNHMNVIQCFAYFLQDFCGCEVTLDLWEDFSLCREGQREWVIQKIHESQFIIVVCSKGMKYFVDKKNYKHKGGPRGSGKGELFLVAVSAIAEKLRQAKQSSAAALNKFIAVYFDYSCEGDVPGILDLSTKYKLMDNLPQLCSHLHSQDHGLQEPGQYPGRVSRRNYFRSKSGRSLYVAICNMHQFIDEEPDWFEKQFVPFHPPPLRYREPVLEKFDSGLVLNDVLCKPGPESDFCLRAEAAVPGAPADLHSEGQQLGLDPDAEAGPSPSGSSVLQPLLHTVKAGSPSDMPRDSGIYDSSVPSSELSLPLMEGLSTDQTETSSLTESMSSSSGLGEEDPPALPSKLLASGACKAEPGCCSYTGELHAVAPL, encoded by the exons GGAGTGGGGCCGGCCAGCAGGAACAGCGGGCTGCACAACATCACCTTCAGATATGACA ACTGCACCACTTACTTGAATCTGGTGGGGAAGCACGTAATTGCTGACGCCCAGAACATCACTATCAGTCAGTATGCTTGCCATGACCAAGTGGCAGTCACCATTCTTTGGTCCCCAGGGGCCCTCG GCATCGAATTCCTAAAAGGATTTCGGGTAATACTGGAGGAGCTGAAGTCAGAGGGCAGACAGTGCCAACAACTGATTCTAAAGGACCCGAAGCAACTCAACAGTAGCTTCAAAAGAACT gGAATGGAATCTCAGCCTTTCCTGAATATGAAATTTGAAACGGATTACTTTGTAAAGATTGTCCCTTTTCCTTCCgttaaaaatgaaagcaattaTCACCCTTTCTTCTTCAGAACCCGCG CCTGTGACCTATTGTTACAGCCGGACAACCTGGCCTGTAAACCCT tctGGAAGCCTCGGAACCTGAACATCACCCAGCATGGTTCGGACGTGCAGGTGTCCTTCGACCACGCGCCACACACCTTTGGCTTCCGTTTCTTCTATCTTCATTACAAGCTCAAGCACGAAGGACCCTTCAAGCGAAAGACCTGTAAACAG GAGCAAAATACAGAGACAACCAGCTGCCTCCTTCAAAATGTTTCTCCAGGGGATTATATAATTGAG CTGGTGGATGACACTAATACAACAAGAAAAGTGATGCATTATGCCTTAAAGCcag TGCATTCCCCGTGGGCTGGGCCCATCAGAGCTGTGGCCATCACTGTGCCGCTGGTCGTCATATCAGCATTCGCAACGCTCTTCACTGTGATGTGCCGCAAGAAGCAACAAG aaaatatatattcacatttaGATGAAGAGAGTTCTGAGTCCTCCACCTACACCGCAGCACTCCCCAGAGAGAGGCTCCGGCCACGGCCGAAGGTCTTCCTCTGCTATTCCAGTAAAGATGGCCAGAATCACATGAATGTCATCCAGTGTTTTGCCTACTTTCTCCAGGACTTCTGCGGCTGTGAG GTCACTCTGGACCTGTGGGAAGACTTCAGCCTCTGcagagaagggcagagagaaTGGGTCATTCAGAAGATCCATGAGTCCCAGTTCATCATCGTGGTGTGTTCCAAAGGCATGAAGTACTTCGTGGACAAGAAGAACTACAAGCACAAAGGTGGCCCCCGAGGCTCGGGGAAGGGGGAGCTCTTCCTGGTGGCCGTGTCAGCCATCGCCGAGAAGCTCCGCCAGGCCAAGCAGAGCTCAGCAGCGGCGCTCAACAAGTTCATCGCCGTCTACTTCGATTATTCCTGCGAGGGAGACGTGCCCGGCATCCTGGACCTGAGCACCAAGTACAAACTCATGGACAACCTTCCGCAGCTCTGTTCCCACCTGCACTCCCAAGACCACGGCCTCCAGGAGCCGGGGCAGTACCCCGGGCGCGTCAGCAGGAGGAACTACTTCCGGAGCAAATCGGGCCGCTCGCTTTAcgttgccatttgcaacatgcaCCAATTTATTGACGAGGAGCCCGACTGGTTTGAGAAGCAGTTCGTTCCCTTCCATCCTCCCCCGCTCCGCTACCGGGAGCCAGTCCTGGAGAAGTTTGACTCAGGCTTGGTTTTAAACGACGTCCTGTGCAAACCAGGACCCGAGAGCGATTTCTGCCTCAGGGCCGAGGCGGCCGTCCCCGGGGCGCCGGCCGACTTGCACTCGGAGGGCCAGCAGCTCGGCCTGGACCCAGACGCGGAGGCCGGGCCCAGCCCCAGCGGCAGCTCGGTCCTGCAGCCCCTGCTGCACACGGTGAAAGCCGGCAGCCCCTCGGACATGCCGCGGGACTCGGGCATCTACGACTCCTCCGTGCCCTCGTCCGAGCTGTCCCTGCCCCTGATGGAGGGGCTCTCGACGGACCAAACAGAAACGTCCTCGCTGACGGAGAGCATGTCGTCCTCCTCAGGCCTGG gTGAGGAGGACCCTCCTGCCCTTCCTTCCAAGCTCCTCGCCTCTGGGGCATGCAAAGCAGAACCTGGTTGCTGCAGCTACACTGGTGAACTCCATGCGGTCGCCCCTTTGTAA
- the IL17RD gene encoding interleukin-17 receptor D isoform X2, which translates to MAPWLQLCSVFFTVNACLNGSQLAVAAGGSSRARGADTCGWRGVGPASRNSGLHNITFRYDNCTTYLNLVGKHVIADAQNITISQYACHDQVAVTILWSPGALGIEFLKGFRVILEELKSEGRQCQQLILKDPKQLNSSFKRTGMESQPFLNMKFETDYFVKIVPFPSVKNESNYHPFFFRTRACDLLLQPDNLACKPFWKPRNLNITQHGSDVQVSFDHAPHTFGFRFFYLHYKLKHEGPFKRKTCKQEQNTETTSCLLQNVSPGDYIIELVDDTNTTRKVMHYALKPVHSPWAGPIRAVAITVPLVVISAFATLFTVMCRKKQQDEESSESSTYTAALPRERLRPRPKVFLCYSSKDGQNHMNVIQCFAYFLQDFCGCEVTLDLWEDFSLCREGQREWVIQKIHESQFIIVVCSKGMKYFVDKKNYKHKGGPRGSGKGELFLVAVSAIAEKLRQAKQSSAAALNKFIAVYFDYSCEGDVPGILDLSTKYKLMDNLPQLCSHLHSQDHGLQEPGQYPGRVSRRNYFRSKSGRSLYVAICNMHQFIDEEPDWFEKQFVPFHPPPLRYREPVLEKFDSGLVLNDVLCKPGPESDFCLRAEAAVPGAPADLHSEGQQLGLDPDAEAGPSPSGSSVLQPLLHTVKAGSPSDMPRDSGIYDSSVPSSELSLPLMEGLSTDQTETSSLTESMSSSSGLGEEDPPALPSKLLASGACKAEPGCCSYTGELHAVAPL; encoded by the exons GGAGTGGGGCCGGCCAGCAGGAACAGCGGGCTGCACAACATCACCTTCAGATATGACA ACTGCACCACTTACTTGAATCTGGTGGGGAAGCACGTAATTGCTGACGCCCAGAACATCACTATCAGTCAGTATGCTTGCCATGACCAAGTGGCAGTCACCATTCTTTGGTCCCCAGGGGCCCTCG GCATCGAATTCCTAAAAGGATTTCGGGTAATACTGGAGGAGCTGAAGTCAGAGGGCAGACAGTGCCAACAACTGATTCTAAAGGACCCGAAGCAACTCAACAGTAGCTTCAAAAGAACT gGAATGGAATCTCAGCCTTTCCTGAATATGAAATTTGAAACGGATTACTTTGTAAAGATTGTCCCTTTTCCTTCCgttaaaaatgaaagcaattaTCACCCTTTCTTCTTCAGAACCCGCG CCTGTGACCTATTGTTACAGCCGGACAACCTGGCCTGTAAACCCT tctGGAAGCCTCGGAACCTGAACATCACCCAGCATGGTTCGGACGTGCAGGTGTCCTTCGACCACGCGCCACACACCTTTGGCTTCCGTTTCTTCTATCTTCATTACAAGCTCAAGCACGAAGGACCCTTCAAGCGAAAGACCTGTAAACAG GAGCAAAATACAGAGACAACCAGCTGCCTCCTTCAAAATGTTTCTCCAGGGGATTATATAATTGAG CTGGTGGATGACACTAATACAACAAGAAAAGTGATGCATTATGCCTTAAAGCcag TGCATTCCCCGTGGGCTGGGCCCATCAGAGCTGTGGCCATCACTGTGCCGCTGGTCGTCATATCAGCATTCGCAACGCTCTTCACTGTGATGTGCCGCAAGAAGCAACAAG ATGAAGAGAGTTCTGAGTCCTCCACCTACACCGCAGCACTCCCCAGAGAGAGGCTCCGGCCACGGCCGAAGGTCTTCCTCTGCTATTCCAGTAAAGATGGCCAGAATCACATGAATGTCATCCAGTGTTTTGCCTACTTTCTCCAGGACTTCTGCGGCTGTGAG GTCACTCTGGACCTGTGGGAAGACTTCAGCCTCTGcagagaagggcagagagaaTGGGTCATTCAGAAGATCCATGAGTCCCAGTTCATCATCGTGGTGTGTTCCAAAGGCATGAAGTACTTCGTGGACAAGAAGAACTACAAGCACAAAGGTGGCCCCCGAGGCTCGGGGAAGGGGGAGCTCTTCCTGGTGGCCGTGTCAGCCATCGCCGAGAAGCTCCGCCAGGCCAAGCAGAGCTCAGCAGCGGCGCTCAACAAGTTCATCGCCGTCTACTTCGATTATTCCTGCGAGGGAGACGTGCCCGGCATCCTGGACCTGAGCACCAAGTACAAACTCATGGACAACCTTCCGCAGCTCTGTTCCCACCTGCACTCCCAAGACCACGGCCTCCAGGAGCCGGGGCAGTACCCCGGGCGCGTCAGCAGGAGGAACTACTTCCGGAGCAAATCGGGCCGCTCGCTTTAcgttgccatttgcaacatgcaCCAATTTATTGACGAGGAGCCCGACTGGTTTGAGAAGCAGTTCGTTCCCTTCCATCCTCCCCCGCTCCGCTACCGGGAGCCAGTCCTGGAGAAGTTTGACTCAGGCTTGGTTTTAAACGACGTCCTGTGCAAACCAGGACCCGAGAGCGATTTCTGCCTCAGGGCCGAGGCGGCCGTCCCCGGGGCGCCGGCCGACTTGCACTCGGAGGGCCAGCAGCTCGGCCTGGACCCAGACGCGGAGGCCGGGCCCAGCCCCAGCGGCAGCTCGGTCCTGCAGCCCCTGCTGCACACGGTGAAAGCCGGCAGCCCCTCGGACATGCCGCGGGACTCGGGCATCTACGACTCCTCCGTGCCCTCGTCCGAGCTGTCCCTGCCCCTGATGGAGGGGCTCTCGACGGACCAAACAGAAACGTCCTCGCTGACGGAGAGCATGTCGTCCTCCTCAGGCCTGG gTGAGGAGGACCCTCCTGCCCTTCCTTCCAAGCTCCTCGCCTCTGGGGCATGCAAAGCAGAACCTGGTTGCTGCAGCTACACTGGTGAACTCCATGCGGTCGCCCCTTTGTAA